The genomic window TAGATGTCACAAACGGTAATCGCGAGCAGCTTGAAGGTAAAATTCAAGAGCGCTACGGCAAATCTAAGGAAGAAGCAAAGAAGGAAGTGGACGCCTACATCGACAGTTTATAATGTGTAACCCACGGGCTTATGCAGCCATTAAAAATTAGGCGTCTACACAGGCCTGCCGTTTTCACCCAAGGCATTACCCTTTATTTGGTAAGCCTTGGGTGTTTCTCATAAATCGTGACCATAAATCGTGACTGTCTGATTTTGTCGCTTGAGCTGGCTAAATTGGAAATTACACCTCCGCAGCTTTTTTTAGGCGTATACACACGTAAACAAAAAGTCTGTACGAGGTGTCGATGGTGAAAGCTGGGAGAGTTACGGCTGTCGCTTATCGCAACGCCTAAAGGATCTACACCATCGTATTCATCCACTAAAGTACATGCCTTAACCTGTTAAACGTATTTATATTTCCAAAGCGAATGGCGCTCATAAATCGTGACTGTCTGATTTTGTCGCGGATTATGGGTATGGCTATGAATCGTTGGAGCAGGCCTTGTTAATCGCTGAAAAAAATACTGTTAATACTGTGCTCTGGAAGCAGAGTTTATCTGATGCTGGTGGTGCTGTGAGTCAACATACTGGTTTAGTCGGTTCTTATGTCTACGAGGAAGACGGCAGGTATTGCGTTGGAACCCATGTGAATACAACTGTTGCTGATTTTGGGAGTGCGCTTGATGAATTTGGAGCTGCTCACTCCAAGGCGCCTCCAACAGTTGTTGCGGCTGTTATCGTGTTGCGTGATCGAGGTTATACTCCTAAAGATCAAAAATATGAGTCCTTATTGAAGCAAAGTAAAACACCAAATGATGCTATAAACCCAAATGGTACAATTGTGGTTCGATATAGCGGGAGCGGAGCACCAAAATATAATGATCGAAAAGTGTATAAAAATAATTAGACGCTGGGTATGTTTTAATATAGCTGCTGTCTTATTTGTTGGATGCGACTTTAAGGAATATGATTCTTCTTTCGAGTCCCTTTTATCTGATAGTGTTAACTATCAAGGTGAATTTGTAGAGTTAATAGGGTGTTTATATAGGTTTGAAGAATTCGAAGGAGAGTTTGAGGTCGTACTCGATGATTGTGGTGCCGCACCCAGTTACCCATGGTTTTGGGTGGAATTTTCTAGCGAAGGGGATAGATTT from Saccharophagus degradans 2-40 includes these protein-coding regions:
- a CDS encoding CsbD family protein, producing MNNDQLEGNWKQFKGKLQEKWGKLTDDDLDVTNGNREQLEGKIQERYGKSKEEAKKEVDAYIDSL